One window from the genome of Nicotiana sylvestris chromosome 9, ASM39365v2, whole genome shotgun sequence encodes:
- the LOC138877744 gene encoding uncharacterized mitochondrial protein AtMg00860-like: MIHREIEVYVDDVIIKSRKQFDHVRDLRKFFQTLRRYNLKLNPAKCAFSVPSGKLLGFIVSRRGIELDPSKIKAIQELPPPKNKIEVISLLGRLNYISRFIAQPTTTCERIFKLLKKDATVKWTDECHEAFDKIKGYLSNPHVLVPPEPRRPLIFYLTVLDNSFGCVMEFDIVYVTRTMMKAQALADHLDENPVDEEYEHLQTYFPDEEVMHIDEVEKDEKLGWKLFFDGAPNMKGVGI, encoded by the exons atgatacacagggagattgaggtttacgtggatgatgtgatcataaagtccaggaagcagttTGACCACGTGagggatttgagaaagttttttcagacgctccgcaggtacaatcttaagctcaaccctgcaaagtgtgcatttagTGTTCCATCGGGGAAattgttggggttcatagtcagtcgCAGAGGCATTGAGTTagatccatcaaagatcaaagctatccaggaattgccaccgccaaagaacaagatcGAGGTGATAAGTCTGCTAGGGAGGCtaaactacatcagtaggtttatcGCTCAGCCTACAACAACTTGTGAGCGCATCTTTAAGCTACTAAAGAAGGATGctacggtcaaatggactgatgagtgtcatgaggcatttgataagataaaagggtacttatcaaacccacatGTGTTGGTCCCGCCGGAGCCTAGGAGACCTTTGATTttctatttgacagtcttggataattcatttggttgtgtgatgg agtttgacatcgtatatgtgactcggacgatgatgaaagcccaagctttggccgatcacttggacgagaacccggtggatgaagaatatgaacatTTGCAGACTTACTTTCCTGATGAGgaggtaatgcatattgacgAGGTCGAGAAGGACGAAAAGCtcggttggaaactcttctttgatggggctcCTAATATGAAAGGTGTTGGAATATGA